The genomic window TGTTGGTTGCAAGCGAATCATTTATGTCCTGTCCTTAAGCTAGAACATTATTTAGATATTGGTTAAGGAAGCGTAAAATTAGAGACATAATGCAATTATGGTCTATATCTTGACTCGAGGGtcattttgaatttgaaattctTAACCAATGTCGTCTTTCTTGGTAAGACCCGTATTTAATCTAGGGAACTGCACCGCCTTCTGCTTTCCGTCTCTTGTGTGTTTCTTGTGCCTTTTCCTTTCCCGTAGctaaccacacacacacctcgAAATCTCGAAACAACTTTTTGCGCTCCATTTTCGCAGACACTGAAGGGCAAACATTTTCAGACGAACATCGACTCGCAAATCTCGGCCATGTCGTACCTGGACCTTATCCTGCGCTCCATCACGGAGCCCGGACTGCTGAGGGCCTTCGTTCGGTTTCTGCTCGATACGGAGAAGTTTGACGGGGAACGGATACTCGATGCTCTGGTCGAGCGCCTCAACTCACCCGATGCCAACCTGTGCATGGTTACGATGGCATTGTTTGACACCCTGCTGGGTCTGCACTGCGAGGACCTCATGCTGGAGCTACTGCTCAAGTTCATGTTGCCTGGCAAGCATGTGCCCATCTCACATCGCCACAAGATCAACAAAATCGATCCGTATTTGAATAGCAGTGAGTTCTTCCTGGACCTCTCGCCCGATGTGATGAAGAGGGCCAGAGATCTGGCCAGGCCGAAGAGTGTCCACGAGCCTGTGGTGAGTGATCTGACGCCTCTGCCGAGTCTCCCATCTCCGGTCATGAGCAAGACAATTGGAGCCAACTGGAACTACTACGGCGTGCACACGGGTGATAGTTTGTATGCGAATATCCAGGCATATCTCTTCGAGGCTCATTGGCGGATTGCCCAGTGTCAAAGGGATTGCCTTAAGTGGGCCAACAGCTATCGCTACCAAAAGTGGCCTCGTCATGGCCAAGGAAGAGTTCACGCCCACGCCTTGGAACTGGCGCGTCAGTTCTTCAGTGAATTCGGTGGCGGTCCCATCGCCGCCAACGAGACGAGTGAAAAGCAGTTGGACAGCTTGCAGTCGATTGGCGAGTCAAGCGGCTACGAATCCTTTAAGTGGCGACCAGCGGACGAGGAAAGCGAAGCCACGGATACAACCCTGGCCACCACAGCCAGCGAGGCGGATCTGGATCACAATAGCAGCAGCCTTAGCAGTGTTCTGGGAGCATCCAGCAAACGGGAGGCATGGCGCACTTCGAACAACAATCGCAACGAATTAATACTGACGGATCTTGAATTCTCGGAAGATTTGTTTGCGCAGGGCACCGTAAGCTTAGGTGAGAATTCTTTCCCACATGTTTAGTTCCTTATAAATAATAGCTATGTTCTATTATTCCAGGTCCCTTTCTCAATGCCATTTGGGGCAAACTGCAAACCTTCACGAGCAACTCGCTGTACGTCAATCTCCACCTCACCGGGCTGATCACTCGCTTGGCCTGGTATCCTCTGCCGTTGATTCACTCGCTGCTTCTGCGCTCGGACATAGCCATCACCTCGGATACGCCCTCGTTTCACCAGGTGCTGCGCATTCTGAAGCAGCAGATAGATGCCGAGCTGCCAGTGACAGAGGATTCGCTGGAGATCATCGATGTGGCGCGTTCGTCACTGATTGATCGTGAATTCCGCTTGGCAAACGCGCGCAAGGGCAACGAGGGCTCTCCAATGCATcacagccagcagcaacagatgGCAACGAACTCCGGCCAGCAGCAGGGACAACTGCGATCCGCCTACGCGACCCTTTCGGCTGCTACGCCCGTgcaggccacgcccactagTGCCTACGATCCGTTCAAGCGCAGTGATAACAAGCGGCGCAGCATCAGCAAGTCCATCACCAGCATGTTCAGCAGAAAGTCTGCGTCCAACACGTCCACAACTCCTCCCAATGGCTCCTCCGGTGAGTAACAGAATCGGTTACCAGCTTCAGTCACACTCTTGCACAACTTCTATATTTCTCAAAAAAGTCAAACCAAGCAAACAAACTAGATATTACCAACAGTTTACAAATCTGCAGCGTTGGATGTTGGAAGAAAGTTGGTTTCGGGTCAAATTACACACACCTCACTCACAAAAACACATTTACACGTACTTCAGCCCTGCATTAGCCTGATTCATTTCCGATTAATGTAAAATAAACCTGCCGAatcattaaaacattttaatgaacTTACTACCCATGGAATTATCGTAAACAGGTCTCATTCAGGGCTGAATTTGGTTGacacacatactcgtatcTGTAAAATGCCCGCAGGCATcgtttataataaattaatttcttttatttctttatttttatcgaatcgaaaacaaaatcaaacaaatctTAGCTTCATCTGGCTTATCACAAATTTACGCATTCTTCACCGGTAAATATTTCACGcttgataaaatatttaaagttttaatcAAACCTAACCCAATATGGCATAGTCTTGTTAGTATTTAGGCGTAGTAACTTTATTTTTGTAGCGCTTTGTACATTATGCTTTCCActaaaaaatagttaaaagTAGAGTATGAAAAACATTTGTGGAATCCCATATATACATGTGGTTATTGTTGTGTTATTTCTATTAACCCAAAAGGTCATTAAAGCCATGAGCTGTTGCTAATCCCCACTTCAATTTTTAGGCGCCGCCTCGAATCTGGTGGGGACTAATGCCAGCACCGATGGAAGAGGCATGTCACACGCACAGACTTCCGCGGGCACATGCGAGACCAGCTTGAGTACGCAGCCCCAAGCGGGAGCACCACGCACAGGAGCCATCGCAACATCAGCAACGGCATCGggaagcaacagcagcatcgcAGGctccactctaacgctctcCGCCCAGTCGAACACAACCACCCACTCGGCGAGCACCCTGCACGGCCTGGATGGCGGCCCCTCGACGGGTGGTTTCAACTCGGAGCCAGCGTCCCTGGACTCGGTGGCCTCCATGGGCATCATCGCCAGCACGAGTGGCACCGAGCGATCCCGGGACTTGGCCCTGTGCGCTGTGCTCATGGACGAGTGGCTCAAGGAGCTGGCTGCCATTGCGCAGGAGCAGAGCGTGGTGCTGGTCACGGAGCAGGGTTCTTTATGATCGCTTGGAGCAGATAGCTtgtgtatacatattttaCGGATTTGTTAGCCCTTGTTTGTTTTAACCTGCTACTCTTACGAAATTATTCTTTTTACCTGTTAAATTATcgatatttatattttaaaaaaccCTTTTTAACGAACAATGCAGTTTTGAACAGATTTACAAACTAATGCACATGGACTCAACAAGAAACGAGAAACACTCAACGCGTTAAACAGCTAGAATTAGgttaaaagttaaaagttttaagtgGATCAGGACGGTGGATCTTAAGTGTTCAGATGTAAACAAATATTCTAATTACCAGCCGTACGCAAGATTTACAACCTTTATAGAGAGAATTATATAACACACATAccatgtatacatatgtatttttgcaatatattttatgcttttatgtacatacataagcAAGATCAAATTACACAAGTTATGTAAAGCCAACTTGAAAGTATTAAATTGGTCCAAGTAAATGCACAGCCGAGAAAgttcacatttatttttacatacaCCTCGCAACTGATTAGGTTATCTGAAAATACCTAACCTAACCAGGCTTACGGCTTGATGTTCTCCCACTGGAGAAAGCTCCACTCCAGGCTTAGCTAGAGGAGCACTTTACTTGATGGCGGAGCTTATTGGACTTTGACATCTGGCGCTGATATGGTGCGCCCATAAGTACCTCCACTCCAGCTAAAGATTGCCATTTCACGTTCGTCGGCATGGACTGGCGGACGAGCTTactgatcctgctgctgcccagTTCCTGGGCATCCGACTTCTGGAACTTTGAGTGTACCTATGGGAACACCCATCCGGATGTGGTGTGCACCTCCGACTTTCGGGTAGTGGGAGGCGCAAAGAACATAAGCTATTCGCTGAGCATGGACAGTTCTGCTTATCAAATCTGTAAGCCGCCGGGTGTGTTTGCTGGTGCCCACTGCATACTACAGGGTACGACCAACCGTACCGTTTCAAATCACACCTTCAGTTTTGCTGTGGAAACCACTGATGGTACACAGCGGCACGAATTTCACCGGACCGACAAGCAAATGACAAGGCCAGTGTGGCGAGACTATTCACCCCACATCAGCAGGAGGGACAATGTGGTCTGTGTGGATGGCCAGTGGAGTTCGCGGAATGACAACTCCACGTTCCAGTGGCGTGTAAGTCTGCTTTCGGACAGAGAATATGATGCGCCTATAATTGGCCACGTGGAAGCTGGCTTCAACAGTCCGCAGGATGTGTGCTTCCGGATGACGCCTTATCGCTACTCTCAATACGAAGTGCGTCTCTGGACACGCTACGATCTGCCGAATTCGCCCTGGACTAGGGACTACTACTCTTTCAATGTTTCGGGGAATGCATCCGTACCAGATCGCCCGCCGAAGTTTGTGCCCAATGCATTTTCGTACGAACCCGGCACCACCGATCTTTATGTCTATTGGGAAGAGCTGTCTGAATTGGAATTCGGGGGTACCGATTTTACGTACGTCTTGGAATCGGACACGGGGTAAGCCATTAGGTACCAACTTAAATGGTACATCTATACCAGCCACTATTGTGATGCCATTTTCAGCAAGAAAGCACGACTGGAGACCGACAGCTGTGCACTCTTCTACGACTGGGATCCCACAAAGTCGGGCACCGTGTATATTTGGAGCCAGAATTTCTTGGGGAGATCGGTGAATAGAACGGAACTAAAATTACCCATTCTGGCCAACTCCGGGCGGCGTGACCCACGGGACTTAAAGTTTGACCTCAGACAGTTAAGAGTTACGTGGGAGCCACCAGAGGAGACGAAAGGACTCATTGGGTTCAACTTCTTCTCGTGCATCACGCACCACGGATTCTGCGGGGGCTTAAATTCGTTGAAGCGGATAGTGTTGCATGAATCGGAGCATCAGTATTCCGTTTGGGAATATGGTGGACTATGGGAGTACTCCATTTGGGGTGTAGCAGCGATTTATGAGGATAATTCCGGCAACGGCATACACTGGGTCTACCAATAATATATAAACCAATTGTTTACCCGTAAGGTCTAGAAATAAACGGTTTCCTTATAACAACAGTTTGCAAAATATTCAAGATTACACATATTAAAAGAACGATCCAAAGTAAATTTCCGTTTGGAACATTAACGGACACTTTTGAATTTGCAAATGTACTAAAATCGTAGTCGATCGATCGATAGACCGACTTTTATCCACGCTTCGCACCAAACGTATTCCATTCCGATATTTTAGTTGATTACAAGACATCGATAGTCGACTGCACTCACTAAGGTTGAAGCCAACGCATCTCTAGAAATCGGTCGCTTTCAGTCACAAAACTGCGATCGTTGCGATCGTTTGCCGTTCAAAAACGCAGAAGTGCACATTGCCGGTTGAAATATCGcgttgtatttattttatagttAAAAATCGCATAAATTATGGTACACTTCACCGCGCTCTGGATGCGAATCATTCGTGTAGGCGACTAACTACACCGGCCGCATTTTTGCAAACTTTCGGTTCTTGAGTTGCGACCGCCGCTTGAGTGGTTTTAAGTGCAAGGAACACCGGCTAAAACCGCCTTCACAGGCTTCTAGCCAAACGAAAATAGTTCGCGAAACGCGGCAGGCGACGCGTCTTTTGGGCTCTCAAAAAGGGCATGAAAACTCGCGAACTGCGGCCAATAAAAGATACATACAGGAAAAAGCGATTGCGCGAATTCTCGGCTGCGTGTGCGCTGCAAATTTGCTCGTGCGGAGCAAAGacaagcaaaaacaaacgaaaatagCCGATGAACAAACAAATACGGCTAGTGTGAAGAATAATCTGCGCTGTTTAAACAATTAGCCGCAAAACAAACGCCGGAATCGAGTGCCCCTGTCTgcaagagtgtgtgtgtgtgtgtgtgtgtatctgtatcccTGGAATGCGCAGTCGCGCatgcgcaaatatttgtgaTTTGTTTTGAAAGGAGAGAAGGAGCtagaaagagagagatagaaagagcgagagagcgtaCGATCGGATTGGAATAAAAAACATTCGCTAAAGGTGAGTTTTGCTGTTAGATGGGCAACAGCAATTGCAGTTGCCTTGGCCAAACTTGCCATTTTCCCTGCCCACGTTTCTCCACACAGAAAAATGAATACAAGTTTACAACAAGGAACTACCTAAATAGTTTTAGCTAAAGAAGAAAATGCCCAGTAGATCTTCATCATTCTAGTACATGACAACTCACTTATAAGAAGTTCAATGCCGACTCTTCAGCGATTGAAAAACATTGAATCAATACTTCTCTACGTGTACCAAGCCCACGTCAGTCGGCTGAAAATCCATGGGTCTCGGCCCACGGAAAATTAACTCATTGCCCCCACTTTTCCCTTCGATCCCGAAAATTGCTCTATTCTCCTCGGGAACGCCCACTTTGTCAGCGCTACGCCCACCTTGCCTATTTGTTCTTCTTTTGTCTCTGGTCTTTTGTCTTTTCCCTCCACTGTGCCCAACCGAAGGCGGGTTTTTCCTCCACTTATCGCTCGACCACTAGCCACTACGGCCATAAAAGTCCGagtaaaaatcaatttccaaAACAAGCAGGACACAAACAAAGGAAAGAGCCGGAGAGGCGGCGAGGGATTGTGGGGAAAGAAAAGGAATATCGGACGACAATAACATCAATTTTGAGGCATTTATATGCGCCAATAAATTCAACAGTTGCCTGGTTGTGTGAGTGAGACGGGCTGATGGGGGGCAGAAAGAGAGGCAGCAGGAGCGATAGCGATAGTATCGCATCCGAGGAAAGCAACAaataacaggcagaaagatACACGACAACGCGCAACAATAAGACACAAGATCAAACAAAACCAGCAGCGAAAACCGACTACGCTGCAGCATCCCAgttgtttgtgttgttgttgccgatgccgatgctgttgctgcagcagttgcaacagcaacaaccacgCCGCATGCAACAGGTAAAAGCAGCGACGCCACCGTTTCGAAACGAAATGCCCGCgagagcgaaagagatggcgCCCAACAACCTGTTACATCGCCCGCTGCCTGAAATATGTAAAGTCAATTTCGTGTAtcggaaaactgaaaactgtaACTAATGCCAGGCACCAACAACCAGCAGCATTAACCCATTAACGCGAAAGGGAGAAATCGGccaagaaatgcaaatgccttTTCCATGGGTTAAGTGGAAAGGAGAATGTTGCAGTTGGGAAAACTTGGCCACATGCCACAAACAATTCAACAGTCAGGCATCCAATAAATTGGGAAAATTTGACAACAAATTAATAGTGATAAAACTAGAACACCATTACTTCTACGACCAAGAGCATGTTTCCCTTTGGGTCCAAATTGagtatttaataattatttgtaatgCTTTGCTTTAAGCCTCTATGGTCATTTTGAGTCTTAAGGAACTGTGTGCTTTTCAGCCGTATTTACAAGAATTTCCCAACTTGGCCCGGCATCTTAATGGGTTAAGATCCGCGCCCGTGGGCAACTGAGGCCAAGTTCGTTCTACGCGGCGGTGAATAAAAGACGGCGCAGTCGAGTAAGAAATTTTTGTCAATGAAAGAAAACTTTCTTTCGGGCTTATCCACGCCAACATCGCCAACATCGCCAACATCGCCATCATCGCCGCCGGGCCTCCGTTCACTCTTTCGTTTTCTGTCCTCCTCGCTggtgattttgttttgtgtgtcgCCTTGCTTTTTATATTCCTATAAGCAACCATATACTTGTATATCTTTCTGTTTAATTGGGCGGTTTCGAGATTTACGCGCGCCTGCCGCCATCTGCAGAATCTCTTTGGTGTTTGGTGTATGGCTGTATGGTTCCTCGGCACTTTACGTCTCCGCGGGTTCTTCATGGTCCATTAAGACAATTTAGGCTGGCTTCTCTTTTCCGGGCCTTCGGGATTCGGCCATCGGGTGCGTGGGAGTGGCGGGGGCGgtggcaggggcaggggcaggggcgGCATGGGAGTGACTGCTGCGTGGGAAGCCTCGTCTCTTTGTCATCTTAGGACTGCGGCTGCCAGTTTGATTGCTCGCCAGCCAGGGCAGGCCAAGCCAAGTCATCCAGCCATCGAGTGTCCAAGTTGGCGCAACAAGTGTCCCAGTTTGTGGAGCCGCTGGAAGGCAGCTACTCGAACTAGAACTAGTTTAAGTTTCCTGTCCCGGCCATGTCCCAGCCATCGCTGGAATCTCCTCCACATGGTCACATACTTGCACGCTTATAGTGGCGGTGGGAATGCTAGAAGTAGGTTAACTTAAACATTTGCAATGTTTGTAAATAAAGACTTGCcaaaatgattatttaaatatcTAATGATTTCATCTATTtgtatatgtactatataaCGTTTAAGACTCATAAGCTTTTGAGTGTCACTTTTGGTGCTATGCTTTTGACCGCCACTGTGGCTTTTCCTTTGGGCTCAGTTATGTTGACTGTTGCTGCCGTTTCTACGCTCGCCACTCCCTCCAGCCCCCGATCCGCCCGCCAAGCCTGGAGGAAACCCCCTGTTGGCCAACCTACTCCGCTGTTATTAACCGTTTGGCCACATTTTCTCACACAGAGAGCGCAGAAATACTTCGCAGGCCACTCTGGCAATTGGCGCGCCTCTGGAAATGACAAACGGTCATGAGCATGTGGCTCCGGCCCACGAGGAAGCACAAGGGGGCGTCTCGAGTGCAGCTCCACTAAATTACTGAAAtctaaaaaaatattctaaGCATTCGCCGGGAAAACTGAATCGGAATAACTGTATCAGAATGCGCTGATATAAAAACAAGTCTCGTCTCGGGATGCTATAAATTCCAGAAATTATCGAAACGGAACCGGTTGAAATGTATGATAAGTGATCTATAGATCAACATATCGTGTTCTGAGCATGTAAATCAGTTAAGGAACACCGCAAATGATAAGTGCAAGTCTTCTTCGTGGAACATGATCATAATATAAGATTCCTGATAAAAACTAGTTAGTTGTAGTAAGATAAAATATGCAATGATACGCTTTCTGATCCATTTTCTTTAAGCACAAGAAAGAGATGCCCGATTTAATTGCACACCAAATGGGATCTGCACATACCATTGTAATAGGCAATGATCCCATTCGACATAAATGTCGTAGGAATGTAAATGAGACCAGTCGATTGGAACTGACATTAGATCATCAAATGGTCTCGAATCGCATGAGATCCGGCGTCTTTCGCTCGTTTCGAGGGGTGCTCCACTTGAGGTTCATTAGAAGGCCCCTTCTTTACTTTCCATTCGCTCTGCTTCTGGCCAAAACGTTCTCCTGTTGGCCCAAAACAGCCTCACGTAACTGTAACTGATTTGACCTCCCATCACTTAGCTACCAAAAAACCTCCTCCAAAAGCGTCGTTTTTCTCCGCTGCTGCCGTTTTGGCATTGTGAATGGTTATGGTTACagtggggattggggattgggtATGGGGGTTCCAGATCTTGGCTGGTGGACTGAGGCATCCGGGGTATCAACGGAACCGACTGGCGGCATTGGGTCTGTTTTGATGCTCGTTTGCCGGAGCTGTGCGACCTCGACAACAAATTTCTATTGCATGCAATTTGGTGAATATCGCATGCACAAATGAACATTAACACTTGGCGGAGACTCGAGAGATGGACCATAAAAAACTACcaaaaaaacttgtttgttcAACAGAAAGCAATGACAACGTACATATTGGTAAATATATGCCACCGATGACGAATATGGCATACACTAAAATTTGGAACGTAAAAATATATGTCTCAAATGATAGCTagctaaatactttttatttctAAGCAAACATCTGGCTTGCAGCTAAGCATTAAGTATAAAAGTTAGGAACTCAGTATGTTACAAGAATGGAAGTAAACATTCATCTAACAATATGTACAGTGTAGTTTCGTGTGTCCATTCATTTTCTAGGGTATTAAACATCAAAAACGGCAGCCAGGCGGCGGAGCATCGAGTGAAAAAGTGCGCCTAGAAATTAGAAAGTACGCGGCGGTCTGGAGGAGAGGCTCCATCTGAAGTTGGGGCTGGAGCTGGGGCCGAGCTAAAGCTAAAGCTGAATCTGAAGcccaagccaaagccaaaccaaagCTATAGCTATAGACAAAGTCAAGGCGGTGGGTATGTGAGTGTAACTCGATTTGTGACTGTCATAAATGGCGGAAATTGTGGGGCTCGAGACAAAGCGGGCTTGGGGACTGGAAACTGGGGGACTGGGGACCGAAAGACGGAAAGACGAAGGCTTTCTGGCTAGCTTTCTGCTTTCTACTGCCGGCCTGCCGGTCTTCAGCTGCGGCTCTTTCCAACTCCGAGCTGCAAACACCAActtcagctgcagctccaacttcAGCTcaaactccaactccaactccggCTCCGTTTTTCTTTCTTGCTTGACTATAATTTGTGCCATCAGCATTTTGTTGTCGTTATCGTTAGTAGAGACCAGAAGACTGTGAACTGAACTGAAGactgaatactgaatactgaaGCCAGAAGACTGAAGCCAAAAGACAGAAGACAGCAGACAGAAGACAGGCGACGGCAATGAAGCGTACGTTTTGACATTTCTCCAGCTCCGCCAAAGCCTCTCTCTTTTGGCTTGCTCTGGTCTCCATAATTATCGAAGCGGAGAAGAACGCACTGCCACAATTTGGCCagatttttattaattcccaCCTTGCACACCCCCTGCCGCCCTCCCCATTTTATGACTTATTCAATTCGCCACCAGCCGCAGCACAGCCTTAATACTCGCATAGCCCCAACCCAATCGATGGAGAAGCCGAGAACCGGCTCAAGTTCGCCTCGATCTGCGTTTATTATTACACTTAATGTGACTTGATTTATAAACAAGAGCAGCGGCAGAACACAGCCTCCACCGGTGGACCGACCAACCAACCACTGGTCACCTCTCCTCTCGCCACCCGCCCAGCTGTTGCGAAGAGGAGAAGACAGCCGATCGACATGGCTCAGTGACCAAAAGGAACACTGCGCGAAAATCGATCGGGTATTGCATCTCATTTCTTGGTCTGCCAACTGCAAACTTGCCATGCATTTATTGAGTGCATTAATATcagtttttgaaatattttgcctCTTGGTTTTCAAAAGGTATTTGGTATACGTAAAGATATATTTTCGCCAGTGCACTTGCCGTATTGGTGTTGGGTTACCCCACATACTGCTCTTTTCATCGCCGCCCGATTGGAACTGtctttttattcatttaattagttCATAAATCAGCGTGGAAAAGCTGCAACGCGCAGTTTCACCTCCGATGTGTAACACTTCCCTTTCCACAGTAACTCGCTCTCTTTGGGTTAAGCCCACCAAGTGGCTTCCTTCCTGGGTTCCCGGGTTCCTGGGTCTTTGAATAGATCGTTCAATCCGGAAGTTTGTTGCGCTGGCAGACAAAAGAAGTGCGACTCTAAGCGGCTTTTGTGCCCAAGAAAGGAAATAGAATTCCTACCTCGCCCCTTCCTTTTCGGTCGACTGAGAATCTCAGAGTCATTTTAATGGTTTCCGCTTTTTATGGCATTGCCCCTGCCGTATTATTGGtaaaaaattaatagaaatttaattgGACGGCCCTGTGGAAACGGGGGGAAATTGGTTCTCTAGGCATTTATTGCGCATACGCGCCAGCTTTTGCCGCTGTCGCTAATTGTTATTGCTCTGGGTCGTCGGAGTTGGTAGTTCTTTATGGTTTCTTCACGCTCCGGTCTTTGTGTTTATAGTTAACTGGACGTGCGGGAGGTTAAAGCGTGCTAATGCTTACATAATGCATTGTTTTCGGCTCTCTTTATTGTTACCTCCCCGCCCTTCTCACGTATTTTTCACGAGTTTTTCATGTAGTTTTCACGTCTCGTGTACGTGAGGTAGGCCCAGTTGGGTGGAAGGGCGAGAGAGTCGAGGACATTTTAGGGCcctcataaattattattatctcGGGTTTCGTAATCCCATGGCATAGGAAAATGATGAATAGTCCCTGTTCTCATTCACAGTTTGATCCAGTTCCCTTCTGGGTTCCAGTTTTATGACAGGGAAAAGTAGAAGATGGCACCAGATAACCGATAACCTTTCATAGGTATAAATCAACGTGTGACTTGATTTATATTGGTTCTATTGGGATAATTTGGTCTAATTTGTGGCCTTCTTAGGGCTGTTCTCTGGGGAGCCCTAggtaaagaaatattttagtcCATATTAGCAGATAGCATCATCAATTATCTCATTTATAAACGTTGAAACTAAcatgaaatgaattttaaaacgtttagAGCCGCCACATATTTAGAAACCTTAAATAATTAAACCCATCTTAGACTAGCCTCCAACTTCACTATACTATAACTGAGATCTTGTCAAATACCAGCACATATAATTGATTGCCCTCCGGACACTCCACCCACACTTGTGGCAACCTGTAATCTACGAAAATCATATCACACCAAATGCAGCACGCGCTCTTTACCGCCCacgtttat from Drosophila yakuba strain Tai18E2 chromosome 2L, Prin_Dyak_Tai18E2_2.1, whole genome shotgun sequence includes these protein-coding regions:
- the LOC6526656 gene encoding FHIP family protein GE18198 isoform X2 → MWLRQSSGGGVASAGHGGPLRQRPIDAATDCDPRACYDSFCKHWQQAFEIIQHSAPPSHDDVLGVVSHLDYMVTLLLVELHHCNKVSLPAAEASGPPAAPCLEFLLSENLLDKLYEWACTTGRYANAVRLEQLKLYELLVSHSRHQLLCHEPFLRPLLKILASSQGEIFPPDLEKRLVILLNQLCVVLMQNVHLLDLFFFSAQTQVQEQILNGNVAPPKSGTTTNFIIFSLLIPYVHREGSLGHQARDALLLCMALSQKNSNIGTYIAQYSSICPLLVTGLGGLYSRLPNSIEISSIDWHRITPDDVTEIPELTLFMNALEFCNAVVQVAHEMIKQQLLDFMYQGFIVPVLGPAILQTNIDSQISAMSYLDLILRSITEPGLLRAFVRFLLDTEKFDGERILDALVERLNSPDANLCMVTMALFDTLLGLHCEDLMLELLLKFMLPGKHVPISHRHKINKIDPYLNSSEFFLDLSPDVMKRARDLARPKSVHEPVVSDLTPLPSLPSPVMSKTIGANWNYYGVHTGDSLYANIQAYLFEAHWRIAQCQRDCLKWANSYRYQKWPRHGQGRVHAHALELARQFFSEFGGGPIAANETSEKQLDSLQSIGESSGYESFKWRPADEESEATDTTLATTASEADLDHNSSSLSSVLGASSKREAWRTSNNNRNELILTDLEFSEDLFAQGTVSLGPFLNAIWGKLQTFTSNSLYVNLHLTGLITRLAWYPLPLIHSLLLRSDIAITSDTPSFHQVLRILKQQIDAELPVTEDSLEIIDVARSSLIDREFRLANARKGNEGSPMHHSQQQQMATNSGQQQGQLRSAYATLSAATPVQATPTSAYDPFKRSDNKRRSISKSITSMFSRKSASNTSTTPPNGSSASSGLSQIYAFFTGAASNLVGTNASTDGRGMSHAQTSAGTCETSLSTQPQAGAPRTGAIATSATASGSNSSIAGSTLTLSAQSNTTTHSASTLHGLDGGPSTGGFNSEPASLDSVASMGIIASTSGTERSRDLALCAVLMDEWLKELAAIAQEQSVVLVTEQGSL